TGGACACCGCAACCATTGCAAGCCACTTGTACTCAATTCGTCCCACGTATGACCCTTTTTCTTGCATGAGATATTTCCCAAAAATATTCTCTTGCGACTTGGAAATCTTGTCAAACAATGGCAAGCTGATGAAGAATTGTCTAACGAGGCGACATCAGGGCCATTAGAGTCTCGGCAAAAAACTTATGGCCTAGGTCATTTGGGTGGTTTATGCCATTGGCTTGAAGAATCATGTACGGAATGCCGATATCTCGAAGATGCGCCCATATATTTGTTGTATCGCCCAAGGCTACCTTATTTTCAAAGGCAGCCTTGCGCATTGCAGGAACGGATTTGTCGAAGTTACCCATCCAATCTGGCATTACAAAATGAGGAGTTAGAATGATAAACTCGATAATAGGATTTTTCGCCCTAGCCCTGGCAATGAACCAAGCGTAATTCGATGCTATGTGCTCAGGGGTCATGCCGGCATCATTCACATACTCAACAGTGATGAGATCGGGATTATGTGAAAGAACTTCTTGGTCGAACCTTTCTCGGCGAGAATCGGTGTTTGAGCCGCCTATTCCCGCGTTAATAACTATAATCTCAGCTTTTGGATAGGCAGCCTTTAACTGTGCACGAAAGAGCTCGACATAGCATTTATCATGGGAGCTGGGAGAGCCTCCCGCTGTAACGCTGTCGCCCCAACATACAATTGTCACCCGTTTACCTTTGGCAAGAAGTTCTAGCGTATGCGCCAGATACTCGCGCCCAGAAACCTTGATAAAATCTCGCCAAGTAATATCATCGCTAGGCAGAGGGTAAATGTTTTCACTTGTAATTGCCTTCGTGCGGTAAGGGACATAAATGTGTGCAAGGGGAGTCATCCCAGGATGAGGCTCAGGAATCTCGGCATTTACAGCCACAGAGCGTTCTTTTCGTATCACTACAGCCCCAAGAGGAGAAACTTCTATCAAATCTACACGCTGTAGGTAAACCTCATAATCTATGTAGACTGGCTTATCCTTTGGAATGCTGCCAGTCTCCAAGCGCGAAATCCCACCCCAAACATCATCGAGGAAGTAGTCCTTCCCCTCTTGATATATTGTGCCACCATTAGGAGATGAATGAACCCTTACCGAGTCTGGAACAATGGCATATGGGAGGCGTGTGCCTGTATCCACTGGTCCAAGGGTCTTTTTAAGTGCAGTGCCAGAATGCCAGGCGATTGGCTTTTGGTCGCTTAATACATGCTCTTCGTTTACCACTCTGATTTTGTCAGGAGGCTCGATAGCTAAGTCGGTAGTCTTACTGACCTCTACCACGTGTCCGCGCACTACATATTTCCCAGCCTCCACGCGAACTCCCATTCCTGGTTTTTCGAGAGGTAGGATGGCAGAGTAAGCAGCGGAGCAGTAAAGCATCAAGAAGACAGCTATTATGCAAGAATATGGCGACATTGCTACTTTCTCCTAATAAACAAACTTACAATTTGTTCAAAACTATGAGTACGAAAAGCCAAGGTTAAAGACCTATTCCAACAAGCGCATGATTAAATAGTTTTTTAAAGCTATCCTGTTAGTAAAATAACCCAAATTGAAACAGAGTATATCAAAGAGTATGACGGCAGTCAACAAACATCGAATGGAATAAGCTTAAGCTGGATGTTATAATCTAATAACATCTATGCGAAAGAGCAATCCCATGAAATATTCACATCGCGGTGAGTTCACACCAAGACTCGTGTTTTGGGAGCTTACCACAGCATGCAATCTGAAATGCATCCACTGTCGAGCCGTTCCCACTGAGAAGCGGTCGCCGGACGAGCTTTCGACGTCGGAAGCAAGGGTTCTAATTAACCAAATCGCTTCTTTTGCAAAACCAGTTATTGTGCTTAGCGGCGGCGAACCACTTGTTCGTGCTGACGTCTTCGAAATAGCATCCTATGCTAAGTCGAAGGAACTGCCGGTCGCGCTGGCAACCAATGGCACGCTAATCACACCAAAAATTGCTCAAGCAATCAAAGAATCAGGGATTCGGCGTGTAAGTGTGAGCATCGATGGCCCCGACGCCGCCTCCCACGACAGATTTCGACAAGCCTACGGCTCATTTGATGCCGCTTTGCAGGGAATCGAATATCTAAAAAGAGATGGCATACCCTTTCAAATCAACACGACAGTTACGAAGCAAAACGTAGACCAAATCCCAGCAATCCTCAAACTCGCGGTCAGCCGAGGGGCGGCGGCACTGCATATCTTCCTTCTTGTCCCAACGGGCTGTGGAAAAGAAATAGCCGACGATGAGATGATCGAACCAGCGGAATATGAGCGCGTGCTTAACTGGCTGTATGATCGGTCGAAAGACTCTAAAATCAACTTGAAGGCTACCTGCGCTCCCCATTACTTTCGAATCATTCACCAACGCGCCCGAGCAGAGGGCGCCAAGATCGCCTCGGAAACACATGGCTTTGAGGCAATGACAAAAGGATGTCTTGCTGGGTCTGGGGTCTGCTTTGTTTCTAGCAAAGGCGAAGTGTATCCCTGCGGTTATCTGCCAATCTCGGCCGGGAACATACGCCAGGCCCACTTCAAGGACATATGGGATAATGCCGAAGTTTTCCGTCGCCTTCGTGACGAAGACAATCTCCACGGGAAATGTGGTTATTGCGAATTTCGGCGAATATGCATGGGATGCCGCGCCCGTGCCTACGCTCTTACCGGCGACTACCTTGCCCCAGAACCATATTGCATATACGAACCCAGGAAAAGGTGATTCTTCAAATTGGGAAAAATAATAATTGCGTGAAAGGTGGTGATTCCGGTGGCTGAAAGCAAAATACGATTGACCTTGCTGACCCACGGCGGCGGTTGAGCGTGCAAGGTCAGCCCAGCCGACCTGGCGCAGGTTCTGCGCCGTCTACCACCAATCACAGATCCAAATGTCCTTGTTGGCTTGAATACCGCAGACGATGCGGCGGTCTACAAAGTCAGCGACGACCTAGCGATTGCCGCTACGGTGGATTATTTCACGCCGGTGGTTGATGACCCTTATGACTTTGGGCAGATTGCCGTCGCGAATGCACTCAGCGACTGTTATGCAATGGGTGTTCAACCCTCAATCGCGCTTAATCTCGTCGGCTTTCCAGTAAGGACTCTCCCGCTATTTGTTCTTGATCAAATTCTGGCTGGCGGAAGTGACAAAGCAAAGGAAGCAGGGGTAACCATCGTAGGCGGCCATACGATTGACGACCCCGAGCCAAAGTACGGCATGGCAGTCATCGGGTTCACCACACCAGAGGCGCCAGTCACGAATGCCGGAGCGCGGAGGGGTGATGCCCTTGTTCTAACAAAGCCACTTGGGATTGGAATAATTACCACCGGCATCAAAGCTGACGAAACTACACCTCAAGCCGCACACCAGGCTATTGAAATTATGAAAACTCTCAATCGGACCGCTTCCATAGTAATGACTGAAATCGGAGTCCATGCATGCACCGACGTAACAGGCTTTGGATTGTTAGGCCACCTCTGGGAAATGACTTCAGCAAGTAAAGTTGGGGCCGAAATATTTCTTTCCAGAATTCCTGTACTAGCTGAAGCATGGCGGCTGGTGGAGGAAGGAGTCATCCCTGGTGGCGCCTATTCAAATCGCGAATATGTGGCGGCTAACGTTACGTTCGCACCCGAGATAAAAGAAGACGCGCAGCTTATACTGAGCGACCCGCAAACCTCAGGCGGCCTTCTCATGGCGGTTGCGCCAGAAAAGCTCGATAATCTTGTCGCGAAACTCAAATCGGCAGGCGTTCCTACCGCGGCTGTCATAGGCTCAATAACCTCGGACCTTCCAGGACGAATCAAAGTCTTTCCATAAACTTCTTGTAATTTTGTTAGCGCTAGTATCTTCTTATTAACCGACAATTCCTTAAGTTATATAGCTGTTGTTCAAACGCCGCTGCCGCTTGAGAATGAATTACCTCCTTGCTTTCTATTTTTCAAACGATGTGCTGCGAACATAAAAACCTCTGGGAAATGTGTTATAGGCATCAGCTTAAGCAAAACTTGTACACGTGTACGTCGTTTGGGCCAAAAGAATCCGTGAACGAACCACTTCTAGCTTTGATTGCGCGATTTTCAAATAAGACTTCGATATCGCCATCTAAGAAATCGCCCAAGAATGTAACCGGCGTCTCAGCGCTCTCACGCTTGGCAGCGAAAATGTATACGTTCGATCCTACCTTTCTAGTAGTAAACTCAATGTCGGGTGCACCTGTTGCGCTTAAAGGCAGGTCCGAAGGGGGAGCAACAAGCGCTGAATACAATTCTGTTCCTTTTTTAAACTCACTAAGGAGCGGCCGCAAGACCTCTTCCCAAAATGTCCAATTATAGCCTAGCTCTGCATTCTTGCCCTGCAAGGCAACTGGCATACCAAAGAAAACAAGGCCACGCGCACCTTTGATGATAGCCTGGTAAGCCATATAGCGCTCCTGGTGAAAAGTTGGCATTACAAGAATCCTTTTTGGAGGCGTAACCCCGCTCCAGCAAACCTGGAGGACCATAAAGAAAGGCTTTTTCCCGCGCACAGCACGATTGATGAAGTCAGCATAATCACCTACAACGCTGATATTTTTGTTTGGCAGATGACTGTGAAGGCCCATCGGCACGGAAATTGGGTAGATGTCAATGCCAGCTATATCACATGCCTTGCAATATTTAGCCAACAGCTCGACAGTATCCCTAGGGGCATGAACCATCCATGCAGGGTGATCGGGGTCAATTTGCTTGAGATACTTATAAGCTGCCATCATTCCAGGAATTGAGTGCTTACCCCAAGCCGGCTCGTCCATGGTTTTGTAAATTGCCAGCGCTGGATGCTCTTTAAAGCGCTCGACGAACTGTCGAAGCCGTTCCTTCCTTTCAGGATGTTTTGGGTCAAAAACTGTCATATCGGCAATGTACGGCCAGCCATAAACCCCATGCTCAGCAAACCAGTCGAGATACTTTTGGCATTCTTCGTCCTCGGCAGGGTCATTGTGTCCTCTCCCAATGCGAAAGGAGTCCACGCCACCCTCCGCCAACACCTCAATTGCGTCTCTCCCTGTCGGATCCTTCGCTCCCAGAGGCGGCGCAAACGGAGTAAAGCAAATAGGAAACCACGGCTCGCCATTAAGAAAAATGCGTCTGTTTTCGTCAATGGTAACTTTGTTGGGCATTTTCTCCTCCACTCAACCTCATTATGTTTATTGATAATGAAGCAATCACCAATCAATCTCCCATGGCTTAACGCCACCGGTAGTAAAGGCAAAAGCATCAAGGAACTTGCAATATTTATCGCCTTTCTTGCGCTTTGCAATCACACGAATTTCAAGGGTATTATCACCTTCTCGCAGCTGGGCTTTCCCATAATTACGCCAAGCAAACACTATTTTTGAATCATCGTAGAGCGCCCACGGCCCGCAGAACTGCTTGTCATGCTCCTCAAGCTTGTCCGGAGCGAGGGTCCACCTGCCTCCATTCACCACCCAATGGCAAGGCGATTTACCAACCCATTCTCTAACCCAAAGGTCAAACTCGCCAGCTTGCTGGGATTTGAACGTATATTTCGCATAGTAACCAGTCTCAGGAGAAGGGTCAACAAATGTGTCAAGAGCCCACAATGCGCCGTTCGAGAGCCTAGTCATTCCGCCATATTTGCCTAGATTGAAGTTGCTGTCAATGAAATCCTCTGCTTCAATCCAAATATTTGGAGGGCAATTCGGCGCTTGATAGGCTGGAAATATCTCTTCCGGTTTGGCAATGTCCTCTGGAGCTAAACCATCTATTATAAGTGCCTCCTCCCATTTCTCAGTAGGACAGTGCTTACCACGAATATATGGCACGTCAACTTCAACAATTTCAGGCTGTCTCTTCAATGGAATACGCAAGTTGAGCGAGCCGTCTTTCGCCTTGCCGCCAGCTTTCTCGGAATTAGCATATCGTGCCTTGACCTTATTAGCCTTTTCAGGCGATATCCGGATGCTCGATTTCATTTTTTCCGACCAAAGATACGTAATAGGTCGACCAGCTAGAGTAAAGCTAAAGCCACGTATGTCAGGGTCGAGACGAAACTCTCGCACACCAAGAACCTCGGCTAGGAAACGCTCTGGCTGGTGTATCTGGTCTACTAGGGGAATGCGAAGGCCTTCTGGCTGCCAGCCTTCCTTGTCCTCAACTTCCTTGCTAATGATTTGAAGGTTGCCTTCAATCATATTCCACACATGACCATCGGGGCTCTTAGAAAGCACCTCGCTCTTAGGTCCAGGGTTAAGAACCTGAATCCTTCGACCATCGGCGTCAGTAGCAAACTTGCTGGTGAAGTATTTGTCAAGCGACGGAATGGCACCTAGGTCCAGCCGGAAGCCAATATATGTAAGCAGCGGTTTGCCCGCCTCGATAATCCTTTCTAACTCTGCACCATATTTCAAGCTTGCCGGCGAATCATTTAGATTCGCAATGATTAGCGGCGTGTCCACCGAAGTTGTCCATGTTGGGAGAATCCATGTACCGTCTGGTCCTCGCATGATCGCGCGTGAATTACCGCCGCTGTATCCCGTCCAACCACCATCAATGCCAACAAAATCACTCAGGGGCAGGCTAAACGCACTAGCCTCCATACGCCGTGCAGGGAACCTATAATAATACGTAGGCCGATAGTCTGGAAGCTTTGTACTACTTTCTATAATTCGGCGGAAGGTAGCTATCCACTCAAGCTGTCGAGGATCGCGGATAAACTCGCTCTTCCAGAACTGACCGCTATTCCAAGGGCCAAATGCAAGCCCGAAGACGAAAATCCCTTTCGCACCTGCACCCAAAAGAGCACTCATATCGGCATACATGCTTTCGCGGTCCATATGCCCAATATTTTCTAGCTGATTTTCAAAGGCGGCCTGTGAAAACTCTGTTACCACTAACCACATATTCCGCGCCGACTGTTCTACCTCCGACCAACATACGGCGGCATTCATTGGGATAAGCGTTTCACCAACGCCATATGCCTCCATCCCGATTCCGTCAAAACCTGCTTGTTCAGGGTTGATTCTGTAAGTTGCAATTGGCCCAGAATGTTTGAAAACAATCGGCACATCTGCGATTCTTTCTTTGAAAAATTTACACAAGGCATTACAGTACCTAGCTACCCGTTCACCCAAAAAGTCTATAAAGTCATACCACGCTTGAGACCGCTTAGCATCAGTCTTGTAAATCTTCCCTGTATTCGGGTCGAAAAATACGCCAATGGCTGAGGGCTTGCAGGTTTCAACCACTCTAATAGGCACAAAACGACCGGCAGTCTCGAAATCAGGGATTTTGCTTGTCGCCGCCCATGCCTCATTTAACTTTTCAATAGATCCATACCTAGCGACTAGCCATCTTGCAAATTGCCTACCATACTCTTGCGAAGCCGGCAGGAAAGTATGTGAAATATTCATCTCGTTTTGAAGAGGATCGACAACAAACCTAAAGCCCTTGCCAAATTTGACCTTACTAAAGTGCTTAAGTAACTTCTCCTGATACTTTTCAAGGCCGCCCTCCCAGAAGTATGGTTGTCCCCCAATCACCTTTGGAGTAAAGCAGAGGCAAAGCGTCCGATTTGGCGGACAGTGTACATCAACTTCGAGCCCCTTCTTTTTGACAATCTCAGGCTGGCCGTTGCTGAGGTTCTTTCCGGTTGGCTCCTCCCGCTCATAAATCTTTGCCCAACCAGCGTCAACTATCTCGCAAGTCTGCCCATCTAGGAGAACATAGATTCCACTTATTGCGTCTGGACACTCAACTCCGTAAGTCCCAGACCTTGTAATGCCATCAACCTTCAAACCTTCATTCTGTACCAAATAGCCCACCCCAGGTCCTGGTCCATCTGCAAGTTCAATGCCATATCTAAAGCCCTTTACCTCTAAGTAATCAATCACCCTTTGGAGACATTCCGGCGGACATGCCATGCAAAAGTGGATATATATGTCAATTACGCCTTTTTCTTTCAGCATATCAATCTGATTCTTAGTAAGCTGCCAGCCAGTTTCATTCTGCTCCCATATATAAGGCGGACAATACATACCGCCAACTGGCAAGTACGGCCTTCCATCCCATATCAAAGTGTGCGCTTGATTCACATGCCAGGGGTGCTTAACGCCGTCTCGGTCAACATAAACGCCAGAGCATGGGGGTTTGGCAATCATTGCAGCTTGCTCGGCATGTACGGGGAAACCAAACAATGCTAGAGAAACGCTAACAAGCAAAGCTAGAACAAAAGCCACCTTCAACACCACCCTTCTGGCTTTTGCGAAATGATAATTTCCAACCGCTCAAAAGCCTCTTCCTTTGTGCACAGCTTAAAACAACTGGTAGTTAATCTTGTTCTTACACCCAGCAAATCTGCCCTTTTATATAAACATACAGTTCCTTCTAGCTGTATTTTAAGTTACAAAATTGTGTCTTCCTTCAATTTCCAACTTGGTAATGCAAAGAATTGCATTAAGCAGACAAAAAAGAAAACCCCCGCACCAACCCGGAGCGGGGGCTTCGCTATCTCTAGCTATTTCAGCAGGGCGAAAAATCAGGCCGGTTCCACGTTCGCCGCCTGGGGTCCCTTCGGCCCTTGGACGATGTCGAACTGGACTTCCTGTCCCTCGAAGAGATTCCTTCTACCGGTTCCGACAATTCCGGTGTAATGGACGAAGATGTCGTTCCCATCGTCCATGGCTATAAATCCATAGCCTTTGGTTTCGCTGAACCATTTGACCTTGCCGGTAGCCATCCCCAAACCTCCTTTTCCAGCCAAGCGTTAAGTTCGCAACTAGGAGGTCTGGCATTACAGCCGCTTTGCCTACGAAGTTGTTACTTAAGCACTTGCGGTATTTCAGGCGTCTTTGCGCCTTTAGTTGCAGTATAGCACTTTTTTTGCAAAATGCAAGGCAATTTTTTAAAAA
This Armatimonadota bacterium DNA region includes the following protein-coding sequences:
- a CDS encoding GDSL-type esterase/lipase family protein, translated to MSPYSCIIAVFLMLYCSAAYSAILPLEKPGMGVRVEAGKYVVRGHVVEVSKTTDLAIEPPDKIRVVNEEHVLSDQKPIAWHSGTALKKTLGPVDTGTRLPYAIVPDSVRVHSSPNGGTIYQEGKDYFLDDVWGGISRLETGSIPKDKPVYIDYEVYLQRVDLIEVSPLGAVVIRKERSVAVNAEIPEPHPGMTPLAHIYVPYRTKAITSENIYPLPSDDITWRDFIKVSGREYLAHTLELLAKGKRVTIVCWGDSVTAGGSPSSHDKCYVELFRAQLKAAYPKAEIIVINAGIGGSNTDSRRERFDQEVLSHNPDLITVEYVNDAGMTPEHIASNYAWFIARARAKNPIIEFIILTPHFVMPDWMGNFDKSVPAMRKAAFENKVALGDTTNIWAHLRDIGIPYMILQANGINHPNDLGHKFFAETLMALMSPR
- the ahbD gene encoding heme b synthase — its product is MKYSHRGEFTPRLVFWELTTACNLKCIHCRAVPTEKRSPDELSTSEARVLINQIASFAKPVIVLSGGEPLVRADVFEIASYAKSKELPVALATNGTLITPKIAQAIKESGIRRVSVSIDGPDAASHDRFRQAYGSFDAALQGIEYLKRDGIPFQINTTVTKQNVDQIPAILKLAVSRGAAALHIFLLVPTGCGKEIADDEMIEPAEYERVLNWLYDRSKDSKINLKATCAPHYFRIIHQRARAEGAKIASETHGFEAMTKGCLAGSGVCFVSSKGEVYPCGYLPISAGNIRQAHFKDIWDNAEVFRRLRDEDNLHGKCGYCEFRRICMGCRARAYALTGDYLAPEPYCIYEPRKR
- the selD gene encoding selenide, water dikinase SelD, whose translation is MAESKIRLTLLTHGGGUACKVSPADLAQVLRRLPPITDPNVLVGLNTADDAAVYKVSDDLAIAATVDYFTPVVDDPYDFGQIAVANALSDCYAMGVQPSIALNLVGFPVRTLPLFVLDQILAGGSDKAKEAGVTIVGGHTIDDPEPKYGMAVIGFTTPEAPVTNAGARRGDALVLTKPLGIGIITTGIKADETTPQAAHQAIEIMKTLNRTASIVMTEIGVHACTDVTGFGLLGHLWEMTSASKVGAEIFLSRIPVLAEAWRLVEEGVIPGGAYSNREYVAANVTFAPEIKEDAQLILSDPQTSGGLLMAVAPEKLDNLVAKLKSAGVPTAAVIGSITSDLPGRIKVFP
- a CDS encoding cold-shock protein yields the protein MATGKVKWFSETKGYGFIAMDDGNDIFVHYTGIVGTGRRNLFEGQEVQFDIVQGPKGPQAANVEPA